In Actinotignum schaalii, the sequence TTACGGAAACTAGAGAAATTCCCGTCGTGCACGAAAACACGGCGCATGGCTTTTTCCAGGGCTCCGGGGAGGGCAAAATCCCCGTAATAGGCGAAATGTTCCCCGGTCACATAGGCATGCAGGGCATGGTGAATATCATCAGCCCACTGCATATCCATACCGTAGCCGCCCGCCCTTGTGGAGCGCAGCATCCTCACATCATTGAGATCGGATTCTGCCACGAGGGCGATATGCCGGCCGGTCTGCGCGGCGAAAGCCGCGGCGGCGTCGGATAAATCCGCGAGAATATGTTTACTGGAGCGGTCCCGGATCGCGTGGACGGCGTCAAGCCGAAAAATATCCACGTGGTAATCGCGGGCCCACTGGAGCATATTGTCGATAAAATAACGCCGCACCGGGCCGGAATCCGGGCCGTCCACATTCACGCCCGGGCCCCACACCGAAGAATAACGATCCGTGGTGTAGGGGCCGAACTCCGCCAAAAAATTCCCGTCCGGTCCGAAATGGTTGTAGACCACGTCGAGGCACACCGCCAGGCCAGCGCGATGCGCGGCCTCCACGAACCGTGCGAAACCCGCCGGGCCGCCGTAATTTTCGGTGACCGCATAGATATCCACGCCGTCGTAGCCCCAATTGCGGGTGCCGGGCACCGGGCAAATCGGCATAACCTCTACGATATCCACCCCGAGCTCGCGCAGGTACCCGAATTTTTGCGCCGCCGCATCGAAGGTGCCCTCCGGGGTGAACGTACCAATATGCATTTCGTAAAAAAGCTTGCCGAGCGGATCCACCCCGGGGAAGGGCGACAACTCGAAGGCATCGAGATCAACAATTTCGGAGGGGCCCATGACGCCCTCGGGCTGGCGCCGGGTGCGCGGATCGGGCAGCCCCATCCCGCCATCCAGACTGATGCGGTAGCGGGTGCCGGCCGGCAGGGGAGTATCGAGGATCCACCATCCCGGCCCGCTGGCCAGGGCCGCGCCGTCGCGCCCGGTGCGCGCTTCCGCGATATCCGCGGTGGTGACCGGCCGGAAGGGGAGGCGCTCCTCGCCGACCAGGGCCTCGACGCGCATCCGCCCCGGCGCCCAGACGCTCAGCGGTTCCATTACTCGGTGCTCCCTCCGGCGTTTGCTCCGGCGTTCGATCCGGAAGGTGATTCACTGTTCGCTTGAGCGCGGCCTGCGGCAGTTGCGTCGTCGGACCCGCAGGTATCAGCGCGAACGTACACCGCCACCGGCAGATTCGCGCAGGCATCACGAACAAAGAGCTGGGGCCCTTCGAGCTCGCCTTCTTCCAGCACACTGCGCCAACGCCCGGGCGGGAGCACGATATGCGCATCGCCCCAGCCCCCGGCCACCTCCTGGCGGTGCGCGAGGCGCGCGACCACCACGACCACATCCGGCTCCCCATCCAGGGTGCGGGTAAAAGCAAAAATATTACCGGTGGTAGCGGCCAGCGGCTCGTAGCCCGAACGCAGCGAAACGAAAGTATCCGGGCGCTCGCGGCGCAAACGCAAGAGGCGCGAGGTCACCCACATTTTTTCTTCATCCACGCTCGCTTGCGCGGGGAGCGCCCCGGCGCTATCCAACTGCTCCAGCATGCTGGCCAGCCGCGGGTAATTCACCGGGCGGCGGTTATCCGGATCCACCAGCAGATTCCGGGTGATTTCCTCCCCCTGATAGGTATCGGGCACCCCGATCAGCGTGAGGGCCAGAACCTTCGCGGCGAGGATACGCGCGCGGCGCGCCGGCCGGGTATATTCCCACCAGGCCGTGAGCTCAGCCACCGATTCCGGGGTGGAAATAACCGAGCGCGCATAGGCAAAAAGCCCGGTCTCCAGTGCTTCATCCGGCTCGGTCCACGTGGTCCAAGATTTTTGTTCCCGGGCGGCCTTACGCAGGTAGTCAATGAGGCGATCCGCTTCGATAGGCCCGTTATCCGTCCAGGTTCCCATAATTGTTTGCCATATGAGGTTCTCGATCTGGCCATCGAGTTCCGCCGGGCGGGAGGAAGCGTGCCGCTCGCGCAGCCGTTCCAGGAGCTCCAGCCATTCGGTGGGGTAATCGGCCAGGGTGGCAATAGCGGCGCGGGTATCTTCCCCGCGTTTCGTATCATGAGTGGTGAGCGTTGTTATCATCACGGGCCAATCGGCCATCATCTGTCGCGTCCAGGTATGCAGCTCATCGGGGGTCAGTGAGGCACGCAGCGGATCGGATCCCACCTCGGTTGCCGAGGTAAGCGCGGTATACCGATAAAAAGCGGTATCCTCCACGCCCTTGGCCATCACCGCACCGCATACTTGCTGGAAGCGGATAATCGCCTCATTACGGGAAGCATCATGGCGTTTCGTCGCCGAACCGATTTCCCGCCCGAGCAAAATATCTACAACCACGTCCAGGGTTTCGCACCGGTCTTCCGAGAGCAGGCCCCGGGCACGTTCAGCGGCTTCAAGCAGCGCGGTTTCGGCGCTGGCATGCGCCTTCTCCCCGGGAACCACATAGGCCCGGTACCGATCCATGCAGATGACGAGCGCGGAGACCGCATCGTACAAGGACCGTTGGGAATGATCCCGCAGGCGCAGATCATCGCGGCACACTTCCGCCATGAGCCGCGCCATCCGCTCCACTTCCGCCTGGAGGGACGAATGCATAATCTGGCTTTTAGCCTCGCGCTCCAGGATCGGATACGGCTGGGTGGTATGGGACAGGTGCACAAAATTCGCGGTGAGGGAACGCACCCCCTCCGGGTCGGTCAGCAGCGCCCCGATACGCCACGAAGCCTCGTAACCGGTGCACCCGGCGCATTTCCAATCCGAAGGTAGCTTTTCCTCACCCTCCAGGATTTTCTCCGCCACGATCCACGCCCCGCCGGTCGCTTCGTGCAGACGCTCCATATACTGGCGAGGATCGGCCAGCCCATCGGGATGATCGATTCGGAAAGCATCAATGAAGCCGGCGTGGAACAGCTCAAGCAGCAGCGCGTGGGAAGCCTGAAATACTTCCGGATCCTCCACCCGGATCCCGGCGAGGGTATCCACATCGAAAAACCGCCGATAATTGAGTTCTTCCTCAGCGACCCGCCAATAGGCAAGCCGATAGTGCTGGCGTTGCAGCAGTTCTGCCAGCGGCAGAAATTCAGTGCCTTTCCGGACCGGGTAAACGTGGTCATAGTAGCGCAAGACGGGAACTGCGCCGTCGTTCTCATAACCCGGTACGACGACGTGATCGAGGCTAATCGCCTCCTGGGCGAGTGCCGTACCCACCCGTTCGCCGAGCACCGGGATGAGGATCCCATCGTCGCTGGACTCCACGTCAATATCGAACCAGGAAGCGTAAGGGGACTCGGGCCCGTCACGCAGCAGGGACCACATGGCCCGGTTGAGGTAGAGCGGGGTGGGCATGGCCATATGATTGGGCACCACATCAACGACGACGCCGAGGCCGGCCGCGTGCGCGGCATTCGCAAAAGCCTCAAAACCGGCTCGCCCGCCCATAGGCTCGGAAATCCGGGTGTGATCCACCACGTCATAGCCGTGCGTGGAACCCGGGGCGGCCTGGAGGATGGGGGAGCAGTACACATCGGTAATCCCGAGCTGCACCAGGTAGGGGAGCAGGGCGGTGGCATCCGCGAAGGTGAAGTGGGGACCGAGTTGCAGCCGGTACGTGGACACGGGCTGGCGCCGCCCGGCGCTGGGCACGTGGGAACGTAGAGCTGGAATACTAGAGGTATCAGTGATTGCGGTCATACTTTCGAGCTTAGCGCACGGCCTGCGGAGTTTTCTGGGCGCCGGCCAGCGCATCATCGATATCTTCCTCGGACGGCTCATGCACGAAGACGCGCAGGGAGCGCCCAATCACGCTGGTGGTATCCCCGGAAGCGAAGACGATCTGGGGATTGACCTCCGCCGCGGTATTGACCACTTCCGTCCATTCGCGGTCATAGACGCCGCCGGGGATGACGAACTCAACTTCGTCGTCACCGGCATTGAACATGAGGAGAACATCATCATCAATAATCGGGTTGCCGCGCTCATCGGGTTCGCGGATACCCGCGCCGTTGAGGAACACCATGAGGGCTCGCGCGAAACCGGAATCCCAATCGGAATCTTCCATCTGGCTGGAATCGGGGCGGAACCATTCGATTTCCGGCAGGCAGCCTTCGCATACAGGATCGAAACCGGCCACGAAGCGCCGGCGCCGGAACACCGGGTGATTCTTGCGGAAAGCGATAGCAGCCCGCGTGAATTGCAGGATATCCATCTGGCGGTCATCGAGATCCCAATCCATCCACGCGATCTCATTGTCCTGGCAGTAGGTGTTGTTATTACCGCCCTGGGTGCGCCCAATTTCATCACCGTGGGAAATCATGGGAACGCCTTGGGAGAGCAGCAGGGTGGAGATGAAATTGCGGATTTGACGTTCGCGCAGATCGAGGATCTCGGGATTATCCGTGGGGCCTTCTTCGCCGCAATTCCAGGAGCGGTTATTCGATTCGCCATCCGCATTGTTTTCACCATTGGCCTCATTGTGCTTCTCGTTATAAGAAACCAGATCGCGCATGGTGAAACCATCGTGGGCGGTCACGAAATTAATGGAAGCGAAGGGGCGGCGCCCGGAGGATTCATACAGGTCCGCGCTGCCCGTTAGCCGCGAGGCGAATTCCGGCAGTGCGGCCGGTTCCCCGCGCCAGAAATCACGCACGGTATCACGGTACTTTCCGTTCCATTCCGTCCACAGCGGTGGGAAGCCACCCACCTGGTAGCCGCCTTCGCCCACATCCCAGGGCTCGGCAATGAGTTTGACCTGGGAAATAATGGGATCCTGCTGGATGATGTCAAAGAAGGAAGAAAGCTTATCCACCGCGTGGAGTTCGCGAGCCAGGGTGGAAGCCAAATCGAAACGGAAACCATCCACGTGCATTTCCGTCACCCAGTACCGCAGCGAATCCATAATGAGTTGGAGGGTATGCGGGGAGGTCATATTCAGGGAGTTTCCGGTCCCGGTGGTATCGAAATAGTGCCGCGGGTCATCGGGGACCAGGCGGTAGTAGGAGCGGTTATCAATACCCTTGAAGGACAGGGTGGGGCCCATGTGGTTCCCCTCCGCCGTGTGGTTGTACACCACGTCCAGGATGACCTCAATATCGGCTTCATGGAAAGCCTTGACCATGGCCTTAAACTCATCAACCTGCTCCCCGCGCGAGCGGGTGGCGTAGCCATCGTGGGGTGCAAAGAATCCGATGGTGTTATAGCCCCAGTAATTGCTCAGGCCCCGATCCTGGAGCGAGGTGTCATTGATGAACTGGTGCACCGGCATGAGTTCAATAGCCGTCACCCCCAGGGACGTGAAGTAATCGAGAACGGGCGGGTGGGTGAGACCCTGGTAGGTACCGCGTAATTCTTCGGGAACATCCGGGTGGCGCTGGGTGAATCCCTTCACGTGCGTTTCATAAATAATGGTCTCGTTGTATTCATGCTTGGGCGGGCGGTCATAACCCCAATCGAAGTAGGGGCTGATAACCACGGACACCGGCACGTGGCCCAGCGAATCCAAGGTGCACGGTTGCGAAGGATCGTTGAAGTCATAGGAAAAGACTTCCTGAGCATTGGTGATATTGCCTTCGATGGCTTTGGCGTAGGGATCCAGGAGGAACTTGGAAGGATCGCAGCGCAAGCCCTGGGCCGGATCGTAGGGACCGTAGACGCGGTATCCGTAACGCTGCCCGGGGCGAATTGAGGTGAGGTAACAATGCCAGACATTGGCATCAACTTCCCGCAGTTCCACGCGGGTTTCTTTGTTGTTATCGTCAAGCAGGCAGAGTTCGATTTTCTCAGCCACGGAGGAGTAGATCGCGAAATTCGTGCCGGTGCCGTCGAAAGTAGCGCCCAGCGGATACGGGTGTCCAGGCCAAATTCTCATACCTGAGTATCTCATACGAAAATGGGAATATATTGAAAACCTAGTGAAACGGTGGGCGATACTGGGTTCGAACCAGTGACCTCTTCGGTGTGAACGAAGCGCTCTACCACTGAGCTAATCGCCCGGGCGACCGTAACGGCCCGTGCATCACGCAAGCTTATAGGGGGTGGGCGGGGAAACTCAAATTTAACTAACGTGGTGTGCACCTCACCGCCTCGGTTTGACCGGGTGCGCGGAAAGTCGCTATAGTTTTTCGATGTCATCGACGTCGCCGCGGCGGTTCCCGCCACGGTTAACCCGGCCAGCACGGCTTGGTTAGTGATTGTTGATCGGCCACGCGGATGTAGCTCAGTTGGTAGAGCGCAACCTTGCCAAGGTTGAGGTCGCGGGTTCGAGCCCCGTCATCCGCTCGGATGTGAAGAAAGGCAAAGCGGCACACGTGCCCATACTCCTCTCACGTATCCGGACGGTGGGTTGGCCGAGAGGCGAGGCAACGGCCTGCAAAGCCGTGTACACGGGTTCGAATCCCGTACCCACCTCGCGGGGCGATTGGCGCAGCGGGAGCGCGCTTCCCTGACACGGAAGAGGTCACTGGTTCGATCCCAGTATCGCCCACCACTATTTCCTTGCAGCGTCATTTTGACCCGGCTCTCACGGTTGGGTAAGCTAGTGGCTCGCTGTGAAACAGTGCGGATGTAGCTCAGTTGGTAGAGCGCAACCTTGCCAAGGAAGAGGTCACTGGTTCGATCCCAGTATCGCCCACCATATATATTCACCGCATATCGCCCTCAGTGCCCACGCCCGGGATCAAAGTGCAACGGCAGCTACGTTAAGAAATTGTTTTGATGTCGTGGGGTTGCATCCTGTGAGGCCCACTGTCGTGAGGTTGCATTCTGTGGGGCCCGTTGTCGTCAGGTTGCTTTTTATGGGCACCACGGCTCACATCGTCCACGCTTGTCCATGTCGAGCGGGTGATCGCACCAGAGCCGGCTAACAGAATATACAGGGAAGTAAATGACCAAAGTCCCGGGTGGTCGCCTCAAGCTGGAAGCAATCATGCCATGAGCGTAAAAGCGCGCAACCACGCGGGAAAGTGGCGTCGTCGTGCGGAAAAATCGGGTGAAAAAAGAACGCCGCGCAGCGCCGCGTTAGGTCTTCCTGACTATATTTTCCGCAATCAAGCGGGTAGACCTATAGGCGTACACGAAAGGATGGCTCAATGGTAGAAAAAGTTGTTATCGATGCTCTTCAGCGCACGCTGACCGATCTTATTGACCTCTCCCTGCAAGCTAAGCAGTACCACTGGAATATTCAGGGTGCGCGTTTCCGCGCCCTCCACCTCGCTCTTGATGAAGTTGTGTCCGTGACCCGCACCGACCTCGATGAGGTTGCTGAGCGCATTGCTACCATCGGGGGCTTCCCGGATGGTCGGGCCGTGACCGTTGCCAAGGAAAGCGGTTTGGATGATGCGGGCACCGGTCCCTTCAATGTGGACGATGTTTACACCGTGATGGCGGAGAAGCTCTACGGGGCTTCCCGGCGCATCCAGAATGACCTGTCCAAGGTGGACGAAGCCGATCCGCTCAGCGGTGACCTGCTCATCGGGGTCGCCCGCAACCTGGAGCTGCAGGGCTGGTTCATGAAGGCCGCCGCGGTCGAAAACTAAATCGCTCGTGCTGACGGGCGCACGCCGCAGCCGTGACTCATAGTGAAGGGGACCATCTCACCAGGCGTGAGGTGCGTCCCCTTCGTCGTGTTCGCGGTAGGGCCGCGCGGGCGGGCCCGGAGCGAAACAGGTATCCTGGTGGGCGGGCATCCCCGGTCTGGATGCCGTGAAAAATAGAACTAAGGAGAAAACTATGCCCGCACGTCTATCCGTGGACGGCACCCTCGTCACCCTTGACGAACCGTGCCCGGGAACCGCCTACTTCGCCGCGGATCGCGCGATTGTCGCCCTGAAAGTTAACGGGGAACTCAAGGATTTGGCCACGGATTTGACCACGCTGGACGGTGCCGAGGTGGAAACCGTGCGCATCGACTCCCCGGACGGGCTCAATATTCTCCGTCATTCCGCCACCCACGTGCTGGCCCAGGCAGTCCAGCAGATCTACCCGGATGCGAATCTGGGCATCGGCCCCTTCATCGAAGACGGCTTCTACTACGATTTCGGCAATATTGACCCGGTTACCCCGGAGATGCTGAAAGAGCTCGAAAAGCGCATGAAGCGCATCGTCAAGGAAAATCAGCGTTTCGTGCGCCGCGAAGTCACCGAAGAAGAAGCGCGCCAGGAAGAAGCCTCCCAGCCCTACAAGCTTGAGCTCATCACCACCAAGGGCCACGATGCGGATGGTGCCAGCGTGGAAGTGGGCCACGGCGGGCTCACCATGTACGACAACGTCAACCGCCACGGTGATGTGGTGTGGACCGATCTGTGCCGCGGGCCCCACCTGCCCTCCACCAAGTTCATCGGCAATGGTTTCGCGCTCACCCGCGCCTCGGCCGCCTACTGGAAGGGCGATCAGAATAACGATCACCTCCAACGCATTTACGGCACCGCCTGGCCGAGCAAGGAAGAACTGGATGCCTACCAGACCCGCATTGCCGAAGCGCAGCGCCGGGATCACCGCCGCTTGGGCACCGAACTTGATCTGTTCTCCTTCCCCGATGAAATTGGTTCCGGGCTTCCGGTGTTCCATCCCAAGGGCGGCATTATCCGCATGGAAATGGAAAATTACTCCCGCCAGCGTCATATCGAAGCCGGCTACGATTTCGTCAATACCCCGCACATCACCAAGGGGCAGCTCTTCCAAACCTCCGGGCATCTGTCCTGGTACAAGGACGGCATGTTCCCGGCCATGCGGGTGGATGAGGATCAGGATTACTACCTCAAGCCGATGAACTGCCCCATGCACTCCCTTATTTATAAGGCGCGCGGGCGTTCTTACCGCGATCTGCCGCTGCGGCTCTTCGAATTCGGGACGGTGTACCGCTACGAAAAGTCCGGTGTGATTCACGGCCTCACCCGTGCCCGCGGCTTCACCCAGGATGATGCCCATATTTACACCACCCGCGAGCAGATGCGCGAGGAACTTTCCTCCCTGCTCACTTTCGTGCTGTCCCTCCTCAAGGACTACGGCCTCAACGATTTCTACCTGGAGCTGTCCACGAAGGACCCCAAGAAGTTCATCGGGGATGATGACCTGTGGGAAGAAGCCACCCGTACCCTGGAAGAAGTGGCACTCTCCTCCGGCCTGGAACTGGTACCCGATCCGGAAGGGGCGGCCTTCTACGGCCCCAAGATCTCGGTGCAGGCCCGCGATGCCATCGGCCGCACCTGGCAGATGTCCACGATCCAGCTTGATTTCAACCTCCCCGAGCGTTTCGGGCTGGAATACACCGCGCCGGACGGCTCGCGCCAGCGCCCGGTTATGATCCACCGGGCCCTCTTCGGTTCCATCGAACGCTTCCTGGGCGTGCTGGTTGAGCACTACGCCGGGGCTTTCCCCGCCTGGCTCGCCCCCGTGCAGGTGCGCCTGGTGCCTGTGGCTGAAACCTTCAACGACTACTGCGAAGATATTGCCCGGCGCCTGCGCGAACAGCATATTCGCGCCGAAGTGGATACGTCCGATGATCGCTTCGGTAAGAAGATTCGTAACGCCGCGAAGGAGAAGATTCCCTTCACCCTCATTGCCGGTGGGGACGACGTCGACGCCGGTGCCGTGTCCTTCCGTTTCCGCGATGGCGAACAGCATAACGGGGTCGCTATTGACGAAGCGATCGCGCATATCGTGGATGTGGTACGACGGCGCGCTAACGAGCCGGAAGCGGAGAAGTTCTAATGCTCTCTCGGAGCGGGCGGCCCCTGGCCCAGGCAATTTTCGGTCCCATCGCGCGCCTGTGCGTGCGCGCGGGGATCAGCGCCGATGCCGTAACGATCACCGGGACCGTGGCGGTGGTGGCCTGCGCGCTCATCCTCTATCCCCTCGGGCACCCGGTGTGGGCCTCCTGGATTATCGGTATCACCGTGATTTTCGATAGCCTTGACGGCCAAATCGCGAGGCTCACCGGAACCGCTTCCCGCTGGGGTGCTTTCCTGGATTCCACCCTGGACCGCCTGGCAGATTCCGCGATATTCTGCGGGATCCTGCTGTGGATCGTGCGCTGGAATATCGGTGCCGGCGCGGGGCTCACCGAGTGGCTGGCCCTCGCCTGTCTGGCGGCCCTGCCGGCCGCGCTGTGTACCTCCTATGCGCGTGCCCGCGCCGAGGCAGTGGGATTCACCGCGAATGTGGGGATCAGTGAACGCGCTGACCGGCTCGTGATTGTGCTCCTCGGGGCGTTGATTACCGGATACGGGGCGAGTGCCTGGGTGCTGCTGGTGGCCCTGGCCTACCTCGCGGTAGCCGGGTGGATTACGGTGGCCCAGCGCATGGTGACCGTCTACCGGCAGTCCCGCGTAGCCGCAACGCAGGCCCGCGCTGAGCACGGTGCCGATGAATGCGTCGCCGGTGATCTGAATTACGGTGGGCACAATGCCGGTGAGCGGGCTGGCCAGGGGAGCGGCCAGTGAATCTCGGCAATCTTCTTTTCCGCGCCACCGGGGCGGTGGCTCGGCTCCCCGAACCGGTGGGCCGCGGCCTCTTCGCCGCGGTCGGGACGGTCGCCGGAAGCCTGCCGCTGCGCGGAACCCAGCAGCTGCGCCGCAACCTGGCGCGGGTACGGCCAGATATGCGCGGGCGTGCTGCCCGCCGGCTGAGCCGTGCGGCCATGCGTTCCTATATGCGTTACTATTACGAAGCTCTGCGCCTGGGAACCTGGGAAGCCGATGATTTTGCGGCTCGGGTCATCGAGGACGGCCTTGATTCCGCCCGCGCGGAATTCGCTCGCGGCCATGCCCTCATCGGGGCGCTCATGCACATGGGGAATTGGGATATGGCCGGGGCCTGGTCGCGCTATTTTCTCGCCCCCGTGCACACCCTGGTAGAAAAACTCGAACCGGCCGAGGTATTCGAGCGCTTCGTGCGCCTGCGTGAAAATATTGGGATGGTTATCTATCCCGTGGTCAAAGGGGGCGGGGCCATCCACCGCCTCGCGGAGGACACCCGGCAGGGCCCCATTCTGGCCCCGGTCCTCGCGGATCGGGATCTCACCGCTTCCGGGGTGGAAGTGGAATTCTTCGGGGAGAAAATGCTGGCTGCCGCCGGACCGGCCATTCTTGCCATAGATACCGGCTGCGCCGTCGTTCCTATTTTTTCCTACTACGTGAAAAAGGAACGTACCCGGGCCGTCCCCACCCGGTGGCGCATGGTGCTGCGCAGCGGCGCACCTATCCGCGCCCGCGTGGATGCCGCGGCCTCCCCGCGCGAGCGCCACGCGGACATCGCGCGCATCACCCAGGAATGGATCACGGCTTTTGAAAGCGTGCTGGCCGAGCACCCCGAGGACTGGCATATGCTCCAGCCCGTTTTCGTTGCCGATTTGGATCCTGAGCGCTACCGCACCAACCGCGAGAAAGCCGCCCGGGAGCTCGCGCGCCGGCAAGCAGAGTACGACGCGAAGGAAGGAACGCCGTGAACATCGGGATTGCCTGCCCCTATTCGTGGGACGTGCCCGGGGGAGTGGGATTCCATATCCGGGATCTAGCTGAGGAACTCATCGCCCGCGGGCACAGTGTTTCGGTGATCGCCCCGAGTGAAGAAAACGAGGCACTGCCCGATTACGTGGTGCCGGTGGGCGCCTCCGTGGCGATTCCCTATAACGGTTCGGTGGCGCGCCTCTCCTTCGGGCCGCGCGTCAATCGGGCGGTGCGGCGCTGGCTACGCGACGGGAATTTCGATGTGCTCCACGTGCACGAACCCTTTGTTCCTTCCGTGTCGATGCTTGCGCTCATGAGCGCGGAATGCCCGGTGGTGTCCACCCACCACACCGCCATGGATCGCTCCCGGGCTTTCGACCTTTTCTCCCCGGTGCTGCGCCCCATCCTGGAGAAAATCCAGGCGCGGATCGCGGTTTCCCAAGAAGCACGCCGCACCACCGTGCAATATTTAGGCGGGGATGCTTTTATTATTCCCAACGGCGTGTACACCGCGGATTTCGAGGTGCCGCGCGATGCGCGTTTTACCGGTACACCCGATTCGCCCACCTTCGGCTTCCTCGGCCGCCTGGATGAACCGCGCAAGGGCCTGCCCGTGCTGGCTGCCGCAGCCCCGCTCATCCTGCGCGACTACCCGCAGGCGCGCTTCTTCGTGGCCGGGAAAGGCGATGAGGCAGCCGCCCGGGAACTCTTCGGGGAAGCGGCCACCCAGGTGACCTTCCTCGGGCCGGTCAGCGATGCCGATAAAGCCGCGATGCTCGCCAGCGTGGACCTCTACGTGGCCCCTAATACCGGCGGTGAATCCTTCGGAATTATTCTTATCGAAGCGATGAGCGCGGGCGGCTTCGTGCTCGCCTCGGATATTCCCGCCTTCCGCGCGGTGCTGGGCGGGGGAACCTTCGGGGATCACTTCGCCAATGAAGACCCGGAGGATCTGGCTCGGGTTGCGCTGGCCGCCCTGCGCGATCCGCAACGCCGGGCCCGGGTGGCCCAGGCCGGCCAGGCCGAAGCCCAACGCTACGACTGGTCCACGGTGGCCTCTCAAGTTTTTGCCGTATACGAAACCGCGGTCCGCACCGCCCACATGGAGGTAGAGCAGTGAATCTTTGGTGGTCCCTTGCCCTTCTCGCCGGTGTGGTGCTCCTTCTGCTCGGGTTCAGCGCGGCCCTCGCGGCCCGCCGCCTCGACCGCCTCCACACCACTCTCCTGAAATCCCGCCGCGCGGTGGAACAGGCCCTCGCTGCCCGGGCCCGTACCACCTACGATATGGCGATGTCCGGGGAGCTGGATATGGCCGGGGCCCTTATCCTCACCGATAGTGCGCAGCGGGTACTTTCTGCCTCCATGCTCCCGGTGGTGGCGGACGGATTGGAGGCCCTGCCCGGTGATATGCGCGCAGATCTGCCCGATCCGGCGGTGGCCGCCCGGGAGCGGCGCGCGGTGGAATCCGAGCTTTCCCGTGCCCTGCGCCTCACCGTGGATGAGCTGGACCCGAACGATATCACCGATGCGGCGGCCCGCGAATTTTACCGGCGCTTGGAGCGCGCCCGCCTCGATGTGCGCATGACGCGCTCTTTCCATAATTCGCATGTGGATCAGGCGCGCCGGGTGCGTAATTCCCGGGTCCTCTCCATTTTCCCCATCGCCGGGCACGCCCCGGTCCCGCAAACCATCGATATTGATGATGAATAAGAGCACCCGATGACCACTACCCCGCGGCGCGCCGCCCGCATTATTGCCCTGGATGAGGCCGGCCGGGTCCTCCTCATCCGCGGCCACGACCGGGATGACCCCACCCACCGCTGGTGGTTCACGCCCGGTGGGGGATTGGAGGATACGGAAAGCCCCCGAGCGGCAGCGGTACGGGAATTCCGGGAGGAGACTGGCGTCGTCGTAACTGAAACGGAACTCATTGGGCCGGTCCTGCGCAGGCACGCAACTTTTCGTTTCGCGCGTGCCACCCTCAATCAAGACGAAGTATTTTTCGCGGTGCGCCTGGACGCGGAGCGCGCCCGCGCGGCGGTGACCGGACGCGGGCGGGCCTGGACCGCTGCGGAAGAAGAACTCCTCGACGCGATCCACTGGCGCACCGGTGCGCAACTCATCGGCTCGGCGAGCGAGCGGGTCTACCCCGCGGGCCTCGCGGAGCTCGCCGCCCAGGTGCATGCCGGCTGGGACGGCACGTGCCGCGAGATGTGGGACAACTGAAGC encodes:
- a CDS encoding Dps family protein, translating into MVEKVVIDALQRTLTDLIDLSLQAKQYHWNIQGARFRALHLALDEVVSVTRTDLDEVAERIATIGGFPDGRAVTVAKESGLDDAGTGPFNVDDVYTVMAEKLYGASRRIQNDLSKVDEADPLSGDLLIGVARNLELQGWFMKAAAVEN
- the thrS gene encoding threonine--tRNA ligase yields the protein MPARLSVDGTLVTLDEPCPGTAYFAADRAIVALKVNGELKDLATDLTTLDGAEVETVRIDSPDGLNILRHSATHVLAQAVQQIYPDANLGIGPFIEDGFYYDFGNIDPVTPEMLKELEKRMKRIVKENQRFVRREVTEEEARQEEASQPYKLELITTKGHDADGASVEVGHGGLTMYDNVNRHGDVVWTDLCRGPHLPSTKFIGNGFALTRASAAYWKGDQNNDHLQRIYGTAWPSKEELDAYQTRIAEAQRRDHRRLGTELDLFSFPDEIGSGLPVFHPKGGIIRMEMENYSRQRHIEAGYDFVNTPHITKGQLFQTSGHLSWYKDGMFPAMRVDEDQDYYLKPMNCPMHSLIYKARGRSYRDLPLRLFEFGTVYRYEKSGVIHGLTRARGFTQDDAHIYTTREQMREELSSLLTFVLSLLKDYGLNDFYLELSTKDPKKFIGDDDLWEEATRTLEEVALSSGLELVPDPEGAAFYGPKISVQARDAIGRTWQMSTIQLDFNLPERFGLEYTAPDGSRQRPVMIHRALFGSIERFLGVLVEHYAGAFPAWLAPVQVRLVPVAETFNDYCEDIARRLREQHIRAEVDTSDDRFGKKIRNAAKEKIPFTLIAGGDDVDAGAVSFRFRDGEQHNGVAIDEAIAHIVDVVRRRANEPEAEKF
- the pgsA gene encoding phosphatidylinositol phosphate synthase; this encodes MLSRSGRPLAQAIFGPIARLCVRAGISADAVTITGTVAVVACALILYPLGHPVWASWIIGITVIFDSLDGQIARLTGTASRWGAFLDSTLDRLADSAIFCGILLWIVRWNIGAGAGLTEWLALACLAALPAALCTSYARARAEAVGFTANVGISERADRLVIVLLGALITGYGASAWVLLVALAYLAVAGWITVAQRMVTVYRQSRVAATQARAEHGADECVAGDLNYGGHNAGERAGQGSGQ
- a CDS encoding phosphatidylinositol mannoside acyltransferase, with protein sequence MNLGNLLFRATGAVARLPEPVGRGLFAAVGTVAGSLPLRGTQQLRRNLARVRPDMRGRAARRLSRAAMRSYMRYYYEALRLGTWEADDFAARVIEDGLDSARAEFARGHALIGALMHMGNWDMAGAWSRYFLAPVHTLVEKLEPAEVFERFVRLRENIGMVIYPVVKGGGAIHRLAEDTRQGPILAPVLADRDLTASGVEVEFFGEKMLAAAGPAILAIDTGCAVVPIFSYYVKKERTRAVPTRWRMVLRSGAPIRARVDAAASPRERHADIARITQEWITAFESVLAEHPEDWHMLQPVFVADLDPERYRTNREKAARELARRQAEYDAKEGTP
- a CDS encoding glycosyltransferase family 4 protein codes for the protein MNIGIACPYSWDVPGGVGFHIRDLAEELIARGHSVSVIAPSEENEALPDYVVPVGASVAIPYNGSVARLSFGPRVNRAVRRWLRDGNFDVLHVHEPFVPSVSMLALMSAECPVVSTHHTAMDRSRAFDLFSPVLRPILEKIQARIAVSQEARRTTVQYLGGDAFIIPNGVYTADFEVPRDARFTGTPDSPTFGFLGRLDEPRKGLPVLAAAAPLILRDYPQARFFVAGKGDEAAARELFGEAATQVTFLGPVSDADKAAMLASVDLYVAPNTGGESFGIILIEAMSAGGFVLASDIPAFRAVLGGGTFGDHFANEDPEDLARVALAALRDPQRRARVAQAGQAEAQRYDWSTVASQVFAVYETAVRTAHMEVEQ
- a CDS encoding NUDIX hydrolase; translation: MTTTPRRAARIIALDEAGRVLLIRGHDRDDPTHRWWFTPGGGLEDTESPRAAAVREFREETGVVVTETELIGPVLRRHATFRFARATLNQDEVFFAVRLDAERARAAVTGRGRAWTAAEEELLDAIHWRTGAQLIGSASERVYPAGLAELAAQVHAGWDGTCREMWDN